The Tepidibacter aestuarii genome contains a region encoding:
- a CDS encoding DUF1878 domain-containing protein, which translates to MCGIDIDIMRKFDFIEFRQDLLFRNTGLDRVLFEYEITRKQYDDLKDLMNNYEVLISKNEEVNHNQFEQDIYNIVIQHSGNTYFVESLVLEFYKQGMYKAVFTSLYSHMDKFKSYNFNK; encoded by the coding sequence ATGTGCGGTATAGATATAGACATAATGAGAAAGTTTGATTTTATAGAATTTAGACAAGATTTATTATTTAGAAATACAGGGTTAGATAGAGTTTTATTTGAATATGAAATAACAAGAAAGCAGTATGATGATTTGAAGGATTTAATGAACAATTATGAAGTGTTAATATCTAAAAATGAAGAAGTAAATCATAATCAATTTGAGCAAGATATATACAATATTGTTATACAACATAGTGGAAATACGTATTTCGTAGAGTCATTAGTATTAGAATTTTATAAACAAGGAATGTATAAAGCGGTATTTACTTCACTATACTCTCATATGGATAAATTTAAATCATATAACTTTAATAAATAA